The Neisseria animaloris genome segment CGAATGCTAAAGAGTTCACTCAGCTTGCCATTTATGATCTTAATAGTAAAAGAAGCGATATCGTACGTAATCCGCGCAAACTGCCTCCGCCAGTGTTGGATGATGCCACCCGGGAAGTGCTTGAGCAATCAGGGTCTGCCCGCGATATAGAAAATCTGAACAATATTCTCTATGCGCAAGGTTGGTTGATGTTGGATAGTCGGCAAAACCAACGCCGTGCGCTGTTTTTCAGGCAACCTATTCCTGAAAATGTAGCAAAAGATGCTACGCTGATCGAAGCGGCGCGCGCCAAATATGCAGAATTAAGTTACGCCAAACAAGGCTTGCAGACATTCTTCTTGGTTACATTGTTGGTGGCAACGCTGTTGGCAATCATGCTGGCATTGGTAATGGCTTTATATTTTGCACGTCGTTTTGTTGAACCGGTTTTATCATTGGCAGAGGGAGCCCGTGCCGTAGCACAAGGCGATTTTTCGCAAAAGCGTCCGATTTTCCGTAATGATGAGTTTGGCCGGTTGACTCATCTGTTTAATCATATGACCGAACAACTCGGCATCGCACAAGCTGCATCTGAGCGAAACCGTCAGCAGCAGGAAGCGGCGCGTCATTATTTAGAGTGTGTGCTGGAAAGTTTGACTACCGGCGTGATTACTTTGGACGATACAGGCCGTCTGAAAACTTATAATAAGAGTGCCGAGCGTATTTTGGGTATTTCCCTGGAAAATCTGATTGGCACCAATTGTTATGATTGGCCAAAGCAGGAACCACAGCAAGCGGTATTGGCTGAAACTTTTGCGGCAATTGTGGATACGGCGTCGGCCGACAAACCTGTTCAGCTCAGCTATGCGGCTCCTGACGATGCCCGTATTCTGCTGGCAAAAGCTACGTTATTACCTGATGATAACGATAATGGGATTGTGATGGTGTTTGACGACATTACCGCATTGGTACGCGCCCAAAAAGAAGCCGCGTGGGGGGAGGTGGCTAAGCGGTTGGCACATGAAATTCGTAATCCGCTCACCCCTATCCAACTTTCTGCTGAAAGACTGGCATGGAAATTGCATGATAAACTCGCCGAGCAAGATGCTAAGATTTTAACCCGTTCTACCGATACAATTATCAAACAGGTTGCTGCGTTGAAAGAAATGGTAGAGGCTTTCCGAAATTATGCTCGCGCTCCTTCGCTTAAATTGGAACGGCATGATTTGAACAAAATTGTCGAAGAAGTTTTGCTGTTATATGAGGCCAGTAAGTGTACATTTACCGCCGATTTGAGTAATATACCCATTTTCATCGCTGCCGATACTACTGCCATGAGGCAGGTATTGCATAATATATTCAAAAATGCATCAGAAGCAGCGGAAGATGCACCTTCACCACATGTTCAAGTGAATACGCGGCAGTCTGATGACGGGCAGGCCGTCTTAATCGTTAGCAATAACGGTAAAAGTTTCAGCAAAGAAATGCTGCATCACGCATTCGAGCCCTATGTAACCGACAAACCTACGGGTACAGGTTTAGGCTTGCCGGTGGTGAAAAAAATCATTGAAGAGCACGGCGGCCGGATTAGTTTGAGCAATCCTGCGGAAGGCGGTGCGTGTGTCAGAATAGTCTTACCCGAACTGGTAGAAGCTTATGCGCAGTAGTGACATTTTAATCGTAGATGATGAAGTTGGTATCCGTGATTTATTATCGGAAATCCTTCAAGATGAAGGCTATACAGTAACACTTGCCGAGAATGCGGAAGAAGCCCGCCAACTCCGCCATCAAACACGCCCTGCAATGGTGCTTCTTGATATATGGATGCCTGATTGCGACGGTATTACC includes the following:
- a CDS encoding sensor histidine kinase — its product is MRSFLLVAGFLAVVFLYTLTIATGYTSSLGDYFWWIIAACAVLIGLLLAVLLRYLWLLLRDSRRRIFGSQIARRLAGMFTLVAVLPGLFLFGVSAQFISNSINSWFGNDTHEALERGLNLSKSALNLALDNTVRNAAPIQVDLISTASLGNSLHKTLTSSPNAKEFTQLAIYDLNSKRSDIVRNPRKLPPPVLDDATREVLEQSGSARDIENLNNILYAQGWLMLDSRQNQRRALFFRQPIPENVAKDATLIEAARAKYAELSYAKQGLQTFFLVTLLVATLLAIMLALVMALYFARRFVEPVLSLAEGARAVAQGDFSQKRPIFRNDEFGRLTHLFNHMTEQLGIAQAASERNRQQQEAARHYLECVLESLTTGVITLDDTGRLKTYNKSAERILGISLENLIGTNCYDWPKQEPQQAVLAETFAAIVDTASADKPVQLSYAAPDDARILLAKATLLPDDNDNGIVMVFDDITALVRAQKEAAWGEVAKRLAHEIRNPLTPIQLSAERLAWKLHDKLAEQDAKILTRSTDTIIKQVAALKEMVEAFRNYARAPSLKLERHDLNKIVEEVLLLYEASKCTFTADLSNIPIFIAADTTAMRQVLHNIFKNASEAAEDAPSPHVQVNTRQSDDGQAVLIVSNNGKSFSKEMLHHAFEPYVTDKPTGTGLGLPVVKKIIEEHGGRISLSNPAEGGACVRIVLPELVEAYAQ